In the Longimicrobiales bacterium genome, one interval contains:
- a CDS encoding nitroreductase: protein MSVMDVIASRRSIKNFTDRAITNEEIERLLGAVCCAPNHRMTEPWRFYVLGPEGRAAYGKALGMRKAKRVEDPEAAQAVIDKVSRVHRDLPGMLLVAIAQDENPEIKEEDYAAAWMGIQNLSLAACEMGLGTHLKSGAIMDDPNARGPLGVPDGERIIACIELGEPAETPAGKARCAASDFTTWVP, encoded by the coding sequence ATGTCGGTCATGGACGTCATCGCTTCCAGGCGCTCGATCAAGAACTTCACAGATCGTGCGATCACCAATGAGGAGATCGAGCGGTTGCTCGGTGCGGTCTGCTGCGCACCCAACCACCGGATGACGGAACCGTGGCGTTTTTACGTTCTCGGGCCGGAGGGGCGAGCGGCTTACGGAAAGGCGCTAGGTATGCGGAAGGCGAAGCGCGTAGAGGATCCGGAGGCGGCGCAGGCTGTGATCGACAAGGTCTCACGCGTACACCGTGATCTCCCGGGGATGCTCCTCGTGGCGATCGCGCAGGACGAGAATCCCGAGATCAAGGAAGAGGATTACGCGGCCGCTTGGATGGGCATTCAGAACCTGAGCCTGGCCGCGTGCGAGATGGGTCTGGGTACTCACCTGAAGTCCGGCGCGATCATGGATGATCCCAATGCCCGTGGTCCTCTGGGTGTGCCGGACGGTGAGCGGATTATCGCGTGCATCGAGCTGGGTGAGCCTGCGGAGACTCCGGCAGGGAAGGCCCGCTGCGCCGCGTCCGACTTCACCACCTGGGTGCCCTAG
- a CDS encoding amino acid permease: MSFRKELGRFDTAMVVVGGIIGAGIFINPYIVAQRLDSPALVMAAWLAGGVVALAGALTFAELGTLFPKAGGHYAYLREAYHPMAGFLYGWGLLLMIEGGAIAAVAITFAEYTLRLVGNTGADGQILAVLGIVVVAAVNYVGVKPGSRVLNTFVILKLIPIGLLIFAGLFLPIRETGAEAAIGAAAGALEPIVRPGGGMLLFAFGAALIPIMFTYGGWQNANYVAEEMKDPVRDMPVGLLAGTALVVLVYGLINFVYLKVLGHTGLANTLTPASDVADLLFGTTGNFLITLGIAVSTFGFLNLTMLAPTRVYYAMARDGLFPERVARLHPKYDTPSVAIVIQSVWAVVLVTTGSYAQLVDYVVSADWFFFGLAGASLFVFRKKIPLAERPEGVFATPLYPLVPGLFVAVSILILGSVLWNNPVRSGIGFAILAAGVPAYFYWNAQLVGKGGADTSETSIDV, translated from the coding sequence GTGTCGTTTCGAAAAGAACTGGGTCGGTTCGATACCGCGATGGTTGTGGTCGGTGGAATCATCGGTGCCGGCATCTTCATCAACCCGTATATCGTGGCACAGCGTCTCGACTCGCCCGCGCTCGTCATGGCGGCTTGGTTGGCCGGCGGGGTAGTCGCCCTGGCCGGTGCCCTGACCTTTGCCGAGCTCGGCACGCTCTTCCCCAAAGCGGGCGGACACTACGCCTACCTGCGCGAAGCCTACCACCCCATGGCAGGCTTCCTTTACGGCTGGGGCCTCCTCTTGATGATCGAGGGCGGCGCGATCGCGGCAGTCGCAATAACCTTCGCCGAATACACGCTCCGGTTGGTCGGAAATACGGGAGCAGACGGGCAGATCCTGGCGGTGCTCGGCATCGTCGTCGTGGCGGCGGTGAATTACGTCGGTGTGAAACCGGGCAGCCGGGTGCTGAACACATTTGTCATCCTGAAGCTGATCCCGATCGGCCTGCTGATCTTCGCCGGACTCTTCCTGCCGATTCGGGAGACCGGAGCCGAGGCGGCCATCGGTGCAGCAGCTGGCGCCCTCGAGCCGATCGTCCGACCGGGGGGCGGAATGCTGCTGTTCGCGTTCGGCGCGGCACTCATCCCGATCATGTTCACCTACGGAGGATGGCAGAACGCCAACTACGTGGCGGAGGAAATGAAGGACCCGGTTCGCGACATGCCCGTTGGGCTCCTCGCCGGAACCGCCCTCGTCGTGCTCGTCTACGGACTCATCAACTTCGTGTACCTCAAAGTCCTTGGGCACACAGGACTCGCGAACACGCTCACGCCCGCGTCAGATGTCGCCGACCTGTTGTTTGGCACAACTGGGAATTTCCTGATCACGCTCGGCATCGCGGTATCGACCTTCGGCTTCTTGAACCTGACCATGCTTGCACCGACTCGCGTGTATTACGCGATGGCCCGGGACGGCCTCTTCCCGGAGCGCGTCGCCAGACTACATCCGAAGTACGACACCCCTTCTGTCGCCATCGTCATCCAGTCCGTCTGGGCGGTGGTGCTCGTGACGACCGGTTCGTACGCGCAGCTCGTCGATTACGTCGTGTCGGCCGACTGGTTCTTCTTCGGACTCGCTGGGGCATCTCTGTTCGTCTTCAGGAAGAAAATCCCTCTCGCTGAGCGCCCCGAAGGCGTCTTCGCGACCCCCTTGTACCCACTGGTCCCGGGACTCTTCGTTGCCGTATCAATCTTGATTCTGGGGAGTGTGCTCTGGAACAACCCGGTACGCTCCGGAATCGGATTCGCCATACTCGCGGCCGGGGTCCCGGCCTACTTCTACTGGAACGCGCAGCTCGTAGGTAAGGGCGGCGCTGATACCTCAGAGACTTCCATCGATGTCTGA
- a CDS encoding aminotransferase class I/II-fold pyridoxal phosphate-dependent enzyme yields the protein MSDTRFPETWAPYMTWAKHHAKAKYDLTGSNLLPCSMDELPGARDALEIYGRNDDGWPPLVEAIASRFGVATERVATAPGASGANYLALAALVRPGDTVLVEWPGYDPHMGAARFLGANVTTFQRGWEQGFTLDADEVAASITSETRAIVLTNLHNPSGAYAEPEALVEVGKLAKVVGAKVIVDEVYLDALEGVDNSPAATRDDVFISTNSLTKSYGLAGIRVGWVLADPETVERINRVRDVIDAVGSIPSETLGVLAFEQLDGLLERARGVLHPGQAIMREFMAAHPRLEWVQPIGGSVAFPRIQGVEDVGPFVTRAAADFDVGVTPGSYFGAPAHFRVAVAGERDVLEDGLAALGRALTTHFGDV from the coding sequence ATGTCTGACACACGTTTTCCAGAGACTTGGGCACCTTATATGACGTGGGCCAAGCACCACGCTAAAGCCAAGTACGACCTCACGGGCTCCAACCTCCTGCCCTGTTCGATGGATGAGCTTCCTGGAGCACGAGACGCGCTGGAGATTTACGGACGGAACGACGATGGCTGGCCACCTTTGGTGGAAGCGATCGCATCTCGTTTTGGGGTCGCCACTGAGCGCGTAGCCACGGCACCCGGAGCGTCAGGGGCCAACTACCTCGCTCTCGCAGCTCTGGTCCGTCCCGGTGACACGGTGCTCGTGGAATGGCCAGGGTACGATCCACACATGGGCGCTGCCCGCTTTTTGGGCGCGAACGTCACGACATTCCAGCGTGGATGGGAGCAAGGGTTCACACTCGACGCGGACGAGGTCGCTGCGTCGATCACGAGCGAGACCCGCGCCATCGTCCTCACGAACCTCCACAACCCTTCTGGGGCGTACGCCGAACCGGAAGCACTGGTGGAGGTCGGTAAGCTGGCGAAGGTAGTCGGAGCCAAGGTCATCGTTGACGAGGTCTATCTCGATGCGCTGGAGGGAGTCGATAACTCGCCAGCCGCCACACGCGACGACGTCTTCATTTCAACGAACAGCCTTACCAAGTCCTATGGCCTGGCGGGTATCCGGGTGGGCTGGGTGCTTGCGGACCCCGAGACCGTGGAACGTATCAACCGAGTGCGGGACGTCATCGACGCTGTCGGCTCGATCCCGTCCGAGACACTCGGCGTCCTCGCCTTCGAACAGTTGGATGGGCTACTGGAGCGTGCCCGAGGTGTCCTTCACCCGGGCCAGGCGATCATGCGTGAATTCATGGCAGCCCACCCCAGGCTGGAATGGGTCCAACCCATCGGTGGATCTGTAGCCTTTCCCCGTATTCAAGGAGTGGAGGACGTGGGGCCCTTCGTCACCCGAGCGGCAGCCGACTTCGATGTCGGGGTGACGCCCGGATCGTACTTCGGAGCCCCAGCGCATTTTCGGGTGGCGGTGGCTGGAGAACGGGATGTCCTAGAAGACGGCCTCGCCGCACTGGGACGCGCCTTAACAACACACTTTGGTGATGTGTAA
- a CDS encoding CRTAC1 family protein: protein MNTLKSVLGAGALALGVVAILWLRADTERAPEPVAFAAVANELFNSGGTLSDAWADFDGDGDPDRFVGFNGTPSRLYMNVGAGDWVDVAADVGLAVERSVRTSSWGDFDADGDPDLLLGYAGDAPVTALFRNDRENGFVNVAAETGLELAEGTTRQASWVDYDGDVDLDLFLGMRDRANQLFRNDGPGSSPHFANVTDESGIGDTRRTVGAVWADFDQDGDFDVIVGNMNGDANGLFMQDAGHFTDVAPGTPVAGGGRGVGDEALGTVRPCAVDYDKDGHLDLFFANYGPNELLRSAGDGQWESVGEALGLRVDARFDSCIWGDFDHDGTEDLFVNGTVTGGVQYPDYLFRREGTETFVNVLPSDLAGLALDHGATWVDFDGDGDLDLSVNGAPEDGVHLLLQNLLRPEFAGQSLQVRVLDGSGAATRTGAEVRLFAAGTDELLGLRLVDSGSGYDSQSDLPVHFGLPGAQPVDVAVTILAGGERLTATVTDVDPAEYRGRVLELRVGQNGEVAR from the coding sequence ATGAACACCCTAAAATCAGTCCTCGGAGCCGGCGCTCTCGCGCTCGGCGTCGTCGCAATACTCTGGCTTCGCGCAGACACCGAGCGGGCACCTGAGCCTGTGGCGTTCGCCGCAGTGGCCAACGAGCTCTTCAACTCCGGCGGAACACTCTCCGACGCATGGGCGGACTTCGACGGTGACGGGGACCCCGATCGGTTCGTGGGCTTCAACGGCACGCCGTCCCGGCTCTACATGAATGTCGGCGCTGGTGACTGGGTGGACGTCGCAGCTGATGTTGGTCTGGCGGTGGAGCGATCTGTGCGCACGTCGTCCTGGGGAGACTTCGACGCCGACGGAGACCCCGACCTACTCCTGGGTTACGCGGGCGATGCTCCGGTCACGGCATTGTTCCGGAACGACCGAGAGAACGGCTTTGTGAATGTGGCGGCAGAGACGGGGCTCGAGTTAGCAGAGGGGACGACTCGCCAAGCCTCGTGGGTGGACTACGACGGTGACGTTGACCTCGACCTGTTTCTGGGTATGCGGGACCGAGCCAACCAGCTCTTTCGCAATGACGGCCCTGGCTCCAGCCCCCACTTCGCGAATGTCACGGATGAGTCCGGCATTGGTGACACGCGGCGCACCGTAGGCGCGGTCTGGGCCGACTTCGACCAAGACGGCGACTTCGACGTGATCGTCGGCAACATGAACGGCGATGCCAACGGGCTCTTCATGCAGGACGCGGGACACTTCACGGATGTCGCCCCCGGAACACCCGTGGCTGGCGGCGGGCGCGGCGTGGGAGACGAGGCGCTCGGGACAGTTCGGCCCTGCGCTGTCGACTATGACAAAGACGGTCACCTAGACCTCTTCTTCGCCAACTATGGTCCGAACGAACTCCTACGCTCGGCGGGCGACGGGCAGTGGGAATCAGTCGGAGAAGCGCTCGGTCTTCGTGTCGACGCCCGGTTCGACAGTTGCATCTGGGGGGACTTCGACCACGACGGTACTGAGGACCTCTTTGTGAACGGCACCGTGACGGGCGGCGTCCAATACCCCGACTATCTCTTCCGGCGAGAAGGCACTGAGACGTTTGTGAACGTCCTCCCGTCCGACCTCGCGGGCCTAGCGCTGGACCATGGAGCTACCTGGGTCGACTTCGACGGTGATGGGGACCTCGATCTTTCGGTGAACGGCGCTCCGGAGGACGGGGTCCATCTTCTTCTGCAAAACCTCCTGCGGCCCGAGTTCGCTGGACAGTCTCTCCAGGTGCGAGTGCTGGATGGGAGTGGTGCAGCTACCCGGACTGGCGCTGAGGTACGGCTCTTCGCGGCAGGAACGGACGAGCTTCTCGGCTTGCGACTCGTCGATTCGGGCTCTGGGTACGACTCGCAGTCGGATCTCCCGGTTCATTTCGGACTCCCGGGGGCACAACCCGTAGACGTCGCGGTGACGATTCTGGCGGGAGGCGAGAGGCTCACAGCTACGGTCACCGATGTCGACCCGGCTGAGTACCGAGGCCGTGTTCTCGAGCTTCGCGTGGGCCAAAACGGCGAGGTCGCGCGCTAG
- a CDS encoding prolyl oligopeptidase family serine peptidase has translation MNRAVFASACLLSISAPALVAQEAQRPLTLDDYGAWSRITQVSLSPNGQWMAYAHQPNDGDATFFVRSLDGDDTHEAMNGTVAAFSNDGRWVAFLTSPPEEEADPLREQREPIRRALHLIDLATGEESEESSVRSFAFSEDGRFLAIHRERSDADAEHEGSDLILRDLTQETMLSFGNVSGFSFNEAGDRLAYLVDADAMSGNGLYLVTPSDGRIRPLDTGSHKYDDLAWNDAGTGLVALRGSEEEGFVQRENVLVIASGLGGSPHTSTYDPSDDTSFPAGFVLSELANTRWTQDGDRVVLGIKEQEADVDEDDEEGPNVDVWHWADDRLQSVQMVQASADRRSTYTSVYNVDDGRFVRLATDAMQRVDITDDGRWGLGRHTGSYLDDLTVAGGLVDYVRIDLENGEQREMVNGLRRAMGTSPDGEWFIFLQDEEVHAMEIASMERTNLSEQSGVDFVNREFDQVNEAPAHGVAGWTEDGSILLYDRWDVWQVALDGGSALNLTGGMGDAESIRFRMARLDPEADFVDPDQTILSAYGEWTKKSGYFRARPGQAPEPLLFSDEMVGQVRKAADADRVIFTRQTFERFPDYWTADTGFRNPTQVTDANPQIAEFAWGRRVLVDYTDDRGNDLQATLALPAGYVEGQQYPTIVYFYEKMSQRHHQFSMPVYDDRPHMSTYASNGYAVLMPDIVYDDGYPGSSALDDVVSAVQETIELGYADPEAVGLQGHSWGGYETSFILTQTDMFKTIITGAPLTNLMSMNNILYKRSGNQNGPILQFSQGRMGDQPWDDMERWISQSPVHHAPNIETPFLILHGTEDGAVDWNQGLEMYTAARRLGKEVILLSYPDEPHHLAKEANQKDFQTRMKQYFDHYLMGLPAPEWITDGVPFLRKGRESSRRVIS, from the coding sequence ATGAACAGAGCTGTCTTTGCTTCCGCCTGCCTCCTGTCCATATCCGCACCCGCCTTAGTGGCCCAGGAGGCCCAACGCCCCCTGACCCTTGATGACTACGGGGCCTGGAGCCGGATCACTCAGGTATCGCTATCCCCAAACGGACAATGGATGGCCTACGCCCATCAACCGAACGACGGAGACGCGACATTCTTTGTGCGATCGCTGGACGGAGACGACACGCACGAGGCGATGAACGGGACCGTGGCGGCCTTCTCCAATGACGGGCGCTGGGTGGCGTTCTTGACCTCCCCCCCCGAAGAGGAAGCGGACCCACTCCGCGAACAACGAGAGCCAATCCGGCGGGCACTCCATCTCATCGATCTCGCGACGGGCGAGGAATCCGAGGAGTCCTCTGTGCGCTCGTTCGCCTTCAGCGAAGATGGGCGATTCCTCGCAATTCATCGCGAGAGGTCCGACGCGGACGCGGAACATGAGGGTTCCGATCTCATTCTGCGCGACTTGACCCAAGAGACGATGCTCAGCTTCGGGAACGTGTCAGGCTTCTCTTTCAACGAAGCCGGGGATCGCTTGGCATACCTCGTCGACGCAGATGCGATGTCGGGGAATGGGCTCTACCTGGTCACTCCGAGTGACGGACGGATTCGTCCGCTCGACACTGGCTCGCACAAATACGACGACCTGGCTTGGAACGATGCGGGCACGGGACTGGTCGCGCTCCGTGGATCCGAAGAGGAGGGTTTCGTCCAACGGGAAAACGTTCTAGTCATCGCTTCCGGCCTGGGCGGCTCGCCTCACACGTCGACGTACGACCCGTCCGACGATACGTCCTTCCCCGCGGGATTCGTGCTTTCCGAACTCGCGAACACGCGGTGGACTCAGGACGGGGATCGTGTCGTCCTCGGGATCAAGGAGCAGGAAGCGGACGTCGACGAAGACGATGAAGAGGGGCCGAACGTCGACGTTTGGCACTGGGCAGACGACCGGCTCCAGTCCGTGCAGATGGTCCAGGCGAGCGCGGACCGCCGCTCTACCTACACCTCCGTCTACAACGTGGATGACGGTCGCTTCGTACGCCTAGCCACAGACGCGATGCAGCGGGTCGACATCACAGACGACGGACGTTGGGGGCTCGGCCGACACACTGGCAGCTACTTGGATGACCTGACCGTAGCCGGAGGACTCGTGGACTACGTGCGCATAGACCTCGAAAACGGCGAACAGCGTGAAATGGTCAACGGCCTCCGCCGCGCGATGGGGACCTCTCCGGACGGCGAGTGGTTCATCTTTCTCCAAGACGAAGAAGTGCACGCCATGGAGATCGCGTCGATGGAGCGCACGAATCTCTCTGAGCAATCCGGTGTCGACTTCGTAAACCGCGAGTTCGATCAAGTGAACGAGGCTCCGGCCCATGGTGTCGCGGGCTGGACCGAGGACGGGTCGATTCTCCTCTACGACAGATGGGACGTGTGGCAGGTCGCCCTCGATGGCGGGAGCGCCTTGAACCTTACAGGCGGCATGGGCGACGCCGAGAGCATCCGCTTCCGCATGGCTCGCCTCGATCCAGAAGCCGACTTCGTCGACCCAGATCAGACGATCCTGTCCGCATACGGCGAATGGACAAAGAAGTCTGGCTACTTCCGCGCACGCCCTGGCCAGGCGCCGGAGCCGCTCCTGTTCAGCGACGAGATGGTCGGGCAGGTGCGTAAAGCAGCCGATGCAGACCGCGTCATCTTCACGCGGCAGACCTTCGAGCGATTCCCTGACTATTGGACTGCTGACACCGGCTTCAGGAATCCGACTCAGGTGACTGATGCGAATCCGCAGATCGCAGAGTTCGCGTGGGGCCGCCGCGTCTTGGTCGACTACACGGACGATCGCGGCAATGACCTGCAGGCCACGCTCGCCTTGCCCGCCGGATACGTCGAAGGTCAACAATACCCGACCATCGTGTACTTCTACGAGAAGATGTCGCAGCGACACCATCAGTTCTCGATGCCGGTTTATGACGATCGACCGCATATGTCGACGTACGCCAGCAACGGGTACGCCGTCCTCATGCCCGACATCGTGTACGACGACGGTTACCCAGGAAGTTCGGCTCTGGACGATGTCGTGAGCGCTGTCCAAGAGACGATCGAGTTAGGCTACGCCGATCCGGAAGCTGTCGGATTGCAGGGCCATTCTTGGGGAGGATACGAGACGTCGTTCATCCTCACGCAAACCGACATGTTCAAGACGATCATTACGGGCGCTCCGCTCACGAATCTCATGAGCATGAACAACATCCTCTACAAACGCTCCGGGAATCAAAACGGTCCCATTCTCCAATTCAGTCAGGGCCGCATGGGCGACCAGCCGTGGGACGACATGGAGCGTTGGATCAGTCAGTCACCGGTCCATCACGCGCCGAACATCGAGACACCATTTCTGATTCTCCATGGTACGGAGGACGGAGCTGTGGACTGGAATCAGGGCCTCGAGATGTACACCGCGGCACGCCGACTCGGGAAAGAGGTCATTCTGCTTTCGTACCCCGACGAACCACACCATCTGGCGAAGGAGGCGAACCAGAAGGACTTCCAGACTCGGATGAAGCAGTATTTCGATCACTACCTCATGGGGCTTCCTGCTCCAGAATGGATCACAGACGGCGTGCCGTTCCTTCGCAAAGGGCGGGAAAGCTCGAGACGAGTGATTTCGTGA
- a CDS encoding UvrD-helicase domain-containing protein: MTDNAVVSLPFHDAPARERISIDLEMNLLVEAGAGSGKTTELVSRMVALVGSGKATVEEIAAVTFTRKAAAELRERFQIRLEHRVREEAGGGGDDLLRERLARALDDIDRVFIGTIHAFCARLLRERPLEVGLDPAFQELPVEERIRVRRHFWEAYLERLVRDADPILEELSDAGLQPSRLWGLFNHLVENPDVDFPTDEVASPKPSELTEVCGQLEELVDRAWELMPDHEPQRSWDPLQKKLRTLHFTRDVTGWKKPPELFDALSKLCKSGSTPHKITKNRWKDGDLAKALCDNVNAFGVGDTPAHRLVNRWYGHRYRLAVRLGLHAARDFAAHRKRTGRLDFQDLLVLTADLLRGNNDVRKQLGRRYRRILIDEFQDTDPLQAEIMLLLASEPNEEEPEGDEPPLTTDWRSVAPREGALFVVGDPKQSIYRFRRADIQLYGFVKDRFRDFGDVLELTTNFRSRPPIGDLVNELFQEEGFFPPEATPEQASFEPLNTRPPQNDEPDGVFWYAIAPEGRTNRGAAEDDAGRIATWIAERLASGERTAGDFLILTRLRSNIAVYARALEGHSVPVQVTGAGVGVEQELRELQALLECMIDPTNPVKVLAVLVGLFFGIDYERLVQHRLAGGAFEIIRPRGGGHPDVDAALEVLGVWWRAASTGPADVFVSRVTSELGLLPFAAAGDLGSLRAGALLYALDAVRAAALAGDASLPGALEALRAALDLSEAEAPLEPGRPDVVRLMNLHQAKGLEAEVVVLADPTGARARNPEIHMSRGEDGTALGYLRVTESRGGWGGDQVLALPEGWDEKDAKERGFEAAEEVRLLYVAATRAKKELLVARWPGGPGRSPWRALDGWLDERAEELRLFAVEPPEPDVVDLSPEDAHAAAEAAQLRLEELRAPSFRHRSVTEIAKGDPSHATSDVPSGEAVPRGAFRGFSWGSAVHGALAAAAAGVSSEALRVVCRDLLIDYERPKDDHGDPTELMELLAVVEKVFASKLWARAQAADKVLAEVPFSVVHVRETAAEQPPVEATELTKGKKQLDLFGMAIEAPSPAREQKEESDVPEILEGVIDLAFREKGGWVIADYKTDVGTDPDFGTRVDAYRRQVDLYAEAWTRLTGDPVKERVLFFTAQDKIESW, translated from the coding sequence ATGACCGATAACGCAGTGGTTTCACTGCCTTTTCACGACGCGCCCGCGCGCGAACGCATCTCGATCGACCTCGAGATGAATCTCCTCGTGGAGGCCGGGGCCGGCTCGGGCAAGACTACCGAGTTGGTTTCTCGCATGGTTGCGCTGGTCGGGTCCGGAAAGGCCACGGTCGAGGAAATTGCGGCCGTCACGTTCACACGAAAAGCTGCTGCGGAGCTGCGAGAGCGTTTCCAGATCCGTCTCGAACACCGGGTCCGAGAGGAAGCGGGTGGTGGGGGTGATGATCTGCTGCGAGAGCGGCTTGCGAGGGCTCTCGATGACATCGATCGGGTTTTCATCGGGACAATCCACGCGTTCTGCGCTCGGCTCCTTAGAGAGCGTCCGTTGGAAGTCGGTCTGGATCCGGCGTTTCAGGAACTTCCCGTCGAAGAACGAATTCGGGTCCGGCGCCATTTCTGGGAGGCGTACCTCGAACGGCTCGTCCGCGATGCCGACCCGATCCTCGAAGAGTTGTCCGATGCCGGACTACAGCCATCGCGTCTCTGGGGGCTCTTCAATCACTTGGTCGAAAATCCCGACGTCGACTTCCCGACGGATGAGGTGGCTTCTCCAAAACCGTCCGAGCTGACCGAGGTCTGCGGACAGCTTGAGGAACTCGTAGATCGCGCATGGGAGCTGATGCCGGACCACGAACCACAGCGGAGTTGGGATCCTCTCCAGAAGAAGCTACGGACGCTCCACTTCACCCGCGATGTCACGGGGTGGAAGAAGCCTCCGGAGCTCTTTGATGCTCTGTCCAAGTTGTGTAAGAGTGGATCGACTCCTCACAAGATCACGAAGAACCGTTGGAAGGATGGGGACTTGGCGAAGGCCCTATGCGACAACGTGAATGCGTTCGGGGTCGGGGACACACCGGCTCACCGTTTGGTGAACCGATGGTACGGTCACCGGTATCGGCTGGCTGTCCGGCTCGGCCTTCACGCGGCGCGAGACTTCGCGGCGCACCGGAAGCGCACGGGGCGGCTCGACTTCCAGGACCTGCTGGTGCTCACGGCGGATCTTCTGCGCGGAAACAACGATGTCAGAAAACAGTTAGGGCGCCGATACCGCCGGATTCTGATCGACGAGTTCCAAGACACCGATCCACTCCAGGCCGAGATCATGCTGCTCCTCGCCTCCGAGCCGAATGAGGAGGAGCCGGAAGGTGATGAGCCGCCGCTCACCACGGATTGGAGGTCTGTCGCGCCGCGGGAGGGAGCTCTTTTCGTGGTGGGGGATCCCAAACAAAGCATCTACCGCTTCCGCCGCGCGGACATCCAGCTTTATGGCTTCGTGAAGGACCGTTTTCGGGACTTCGGGGACGTGCTGGAGCTTACCACGAACTTTCGTTCACGCCCTCCCATTGGGGATCTCGTGAACGAGTTGTTCCAAGAGGAGGGGTTCTTTCCTCCTGAGGCTACGCCGGAGCAAGCTTCGTTCGAGCCGCTCAACACACGGCCTCCCCAGAACGATGAGCCGGACGGGGTCTTTTGGTACGCCATCGCTCCGGAAGGAAGAACGAATCGGGGTGCGGCTGAAGACGATGCGGGTCGCATCGCGACTTGGATCGCCGAACGGCTGGCCTCCGGTGAGCGCACTGCTGGTGACTTCCTGATTCTCACACGTCTGCGTTCGAACATCGCAGTCTACGCCAGAGCGCTCGAAGGGCACTCCGTTCCCGTGCAAGTCACCGGAGCCGGTGTCGGAGTCGAGCAGGAGCTCCGCGAACTCCAAGCGTTGCTGGAATGTATGATCGACCCGACGAATCCAGTGAAGGTACTGGCTGTCTTGGTCGGGCTGTTTTTCGGCATCGATTACGAACGTTTGGTCCAACACCGTTTGGCGGGTGGCGCCTTCGAAATTATTCGACCTCGGGGTGGCGGGCACCCCGACGTGGATGCCGCGCTCGAGGTATTGGGTGTCTGGTGGAGAGCGGCCAGTACCGGACCAGCCGACGTGTTCGTCTCTCGTGTGACCAGCGAACTCGGCCTTCTGCCCTTCGCCGCGGCAGGTGACCTTGGCTCGTTACGCGCTGGGGCGTTGCTCTACGCCCTGGACGCGGTGCGGGCGGCTGCGCTGGCCGGAGACGCCTCCTTGCCCGGTGCTCTCGAGGCCCTGCGCGCCGCCCTCGATCTTTCCGAGGCTGAGGCACCGCTTGAGCCTGGAAGGCCTGATGTGGTGCGACTCATGAATCTGCATCAGGCGAAGGGGCTTGAGGCAGAAGTCGTCGTGCTCGCGGACCCGACCGGGGCTCGGGCCAGAAATCCTGAAATTCACATGAGCCGAGGCGAGGACGGCACGGCCCTGGGTTATCTGCGCGTGACCGAATCGCGCGGAGGCTGGGGAGGCGACCAGGTTCTCGCGCTCCCGGAGGGTTGGGATGAGAAGGATGCGAAGGAGCGTGGTTTCGAAGCGGCGGAGGAGGTGCGCCTGCTGTACGTAGCCGCTACGCGTGCGAAGAAAGAGTTGCTGGTGGCCCGTTGGCCCGGGGGACCAGGCCGGTCGCCGTGGAGGGCGCTGGACGGGTGGCTGGACGAACGGGCCGAAGAGCTACGGCTGTTCGCGGTCGAGCCGCCCGAACCCGATGTTGTCGATCTGTCTCCAGAGGACGCGCATGCCGCGGCGGAAGCAGCGCAGCTTCGCTTGGAGGAACTGAGAGCGCCGTCGTTCAGGCACCGATCGGTGACCGAAATCGCCAAAGGAGATCCATCCCACGCGACTTCGGACGTTCCATCTGGGGAAGCTGTGCCCCGCGGAGCATTTCGAGGATTTTCATGGGGGAGTGCCGTCCACGGGGCGCTCGCCGCAGCGGCAGCGGGCGTGTCGTCAGAAGCGCTTCGGGTGGTGTGTCGTGATCTGCTGATCGACTACGAGCGTCCGAAGGATGACCACGGTGACCCCACTGAATTGATGGAACTGTTGGCCGTGGTGGAAAAGGTGTTCGCTTCGAAGTTGTGGGCGCGTGCACAAGCTGCGGACAAGGTCTTAGCCGAGGTGCCGTTCTCCGTTGTCCATGTGCGCGAGACCGCCGCCGAGCAGCCCCCCGTGGAAGCGACAGAGCTCACCAAGGGGAAAAAACAGCTGGACCTCTTTGGGATGGCGATCGAAGCACCATCTCCGGCGCGGGAGCAAAAAGAGGAGTCGGACGTTCCAGAGATCCTGGAAGGTGTCATCGATCTCGCGTTCCGCGAGAAGGGTGGCTGGGTCATCGCGGACTATAAGACTGACGTCGGCACCGACCCCGACTTCGGCACACGTGTGGATGCGTATCGCCGCCAAGTCGATCTCTATGCGGAGGCTTGGACCCGTCTGACCGGTGATCCCGTGAAGGAACGAGTGCTGTTCTTCACAGCTCAGGACAAGATCGAGAGCTGGTAG